A portion of the Acidisarcina polymorpha genome contains these proteins:
- a CDS encoding NCS1 family nucleobase:cation symporter-1, which produces MSEVEVVPAGYDQGLYNADLAPVPASKRTWTTYNYASLWVAMSVCIPTYMLASGLIAGGMSWKQAIGTILLGNLIVLVPMVLNAHAGAKYGIPFPVYVRASFGVRGANVPAVLRALVACGWFGIQCWIGGHAIHSMLAVLWPGIASYPGAIWVCFFSFWLLNILVIWRGVESIRYLQGVSAPFMLTVGLLLLWWISRKAGGLGPVLSSPSKFQTTGSFLRFFVPSLTGMVGFWATVALNIPDFTRYAKSQKAQMLGQALGLPAAMTIYSFIGVAVTSASVVIFGEPIWDPVALLGRFNEPLIASIALVALLIATLNTNVAANVVSPSNDFSNLNPRLISFRTGGLITGVIGIAMMPWKLLSDFNSYIFGWLVGYSGLLGPIAGVMIADYFVIRKSRLVVADLYRRDGVYEYARGFNYRALVALAAGVIVALVGLFVPSLRWLYDYAWFVGFFVAGAVYCALMRRSDVG; this is translated from the coding sequence GTGAGTGAGGTCGAAGTCGTACCAGCCGGGTACGATCAAGGACTTTATAATGCCGACCTCGCTCCGGTGCCAGCATCCAAGCGCACTTGGACTACTTACAATTACGCTTCGCTCTGGGTAGCGATGAGCGTCTGCATCCCCACGTACATGCTGGCTTCAGGGCTTATCGCTGGAGGCATGAGTTGGAAGCAGGCGATCGGGACCATCTTACTCGGCAACCTGATTGTGCTTGTCCCGATGGTGCTGAATGCTCACGCAGGGGCAAAATATGGCATCCCGTTTCCTGTGTATGTGCGGGCCTCTTTCGGGGTGCGTGGGGCCAATGTTCCCGCGGTGTTGCGAGCGCTCGTTGCCTGCGGCTGGTTTGGCATTCAATGCTGGATCGGCGGTCACGCTATCCATTCGATGTTGGCGGTCTTGTGGCCCGGGATCGCGAGCTACCCCGGCGCCATCTGGGTGTGTTTCTTTTCGTTTTGGCTGCTCAATATTCTGGTCATCTGGCGAGGTGTCGAGAGTATCCGCTATCTGCAAGGGGTGAGCGCGCCGTTCATGCTGACCGTCGGCCTCCTACTGCTTTGGTGGATCTCCCGCAAAGCCGGGGGGCTCGGTCCCGTGTTGTCGAGCCCGAGTAAATTTCAAACGACCGGCAGTTTTCTGCGCTTCTTCGTGCCCTCGCTGACCGGGATGGTGGGCTTCTGGGCGACGGTCGCTTTGAACATCCCGGATTTTACCCGCTACGCGAAATCGCAGAAGGCGCAGATGCTTGGCCAGGCGCTTGGACTTCCGGCCGCCATGACCATTTATTCGTTCATCGGAGTTGCCGTAACGTCGGCATCCGTGGTCATCTTTGGCGAGCCGATCTGGGACCCGGTAGCGCTACTCGGCCGCTTCAACGAGCCGTTGATTGCTTCGATAGCACTGGTAGCCTTGTTGATTGCCACTCTGAACACAAATGTCGCGGCGAACGTGGTCTCGCCCTCGAATGACTTCTCGAACCTGAATCCGCGACTCATCTCCTTCCGCACCGGTGGATTGATAACCGGGGTGATTGGCATCGCGATGATGCCGTGGAAGCTATTGAGCGACTTCAATAGCTACATCTTCGGATGGCTGGTGGGCTACTCAGGACTGCTCGGACCGATCGCGGGCGTGATGATTGCGGACTACTTTGTGATTCGCAAGAGCCGGTTAGTGGTGGCCGACCTTTACCGGCGCGACGGCGTCTATGAGTATGCTCGCGGGTTTAACTACCGGGCTTTAGTTGCTCTAGCGGCTGGGGTCATTGTGGCGCTGGTAGGGTTATTTGTGCCTTCGCTGCGTTGGCTCTATGACTATGCCTGGTTTGTCGGGTTCTTTGTGGCTGGGGCAGTTTACTGCGCGCTCATGCGTCGATCTGACGTGGGCTAA
- a CDS encoding aspartate aminotransferase family protein: protein MSELSTLPIEPLSATMTSEEVVAATKQFNYGTWRYQKSWNPLHVVDAEGCYFTDAAGRRYLDFSSQLMCVNLGHKNPAVIRAIQEQAATLPYVMPGYATTTRAGLSKLLLEVLPAGLEKFFFTTSGTEANEAAFKIARMYTGKTKIIARYRSYHGSTMASIGATGDPRRWPLEPGAKGQGFLFAPEVNCYKCPIKHTYPGCNTACADYLEHMIENESDVAAVVVEPVVGTNGVLIPPPEYFPRLREICDRRGVLLIADEVMSGWGRTGEWFAVDHWGKDSGGIKPDMLVTAKGITSAYVPLGVCATTAKIAAYFDDHYFAHGHTYEAHPMTLAPAVAAIHEMQRLDLVARSRAMGSYLGEKLHALKARHPSIGEVRGLGLFWAVELVKDHGSKAPLNSMQDKIDGKVAVVEKVAAEMMKRGVTIQAWISHFVIAPPLIIEKEEIDFAVDALDQSLGIADEYVASLG from the coding sequence ATGTCTGAACTGAGCACACTCCCCATCGAGCCCCTTTCCGCCACCATGACGAGCGAGGAAGTTGTCGCGGCCACCAAGCAATTCAACTACGGCACCTGGCGGTATCAGAAGAGTTGGAATCCTCTCCACGTGGTCGACGCCGAAGGCTGCTACTTCACCGACGCCGCCGGGAGGCGCTATCTTGACTTCTCGTCGCAGCTGATGTGCGTTAATCTCGGACACAAGAATCCGGCCGTCATCCGCGCCATCCAGGAGCAGGCCGCGACCCTGCCTTACGTCATGCCCGGCTATGCGACGACCACCCGGGCCGGGTTGAGCAAGCTGCTCCTCGAAGTGCTGCCTGCGGGCCTCGAAAAATTCTTTTTCACCACCAGCGGTACCGAAGCCAACGAAGCCGCCTTCAAGATCGCCCGCATGTACACCGGCAAGACCAAGATCATCGCCCGTTACCGCTCCTACCATGGATCAACCATGGCCTCCATTGGCGCCACCGGCGATCCGCGCCGCTGGCCGCTCGAACCCGGAGCCAAGGGCCAGGGTTTCCTGTTCGCCCCGGAGGTGAACTGCTACAAGTGTCCCATCAAGCATACCTACCCCGGCTGCAACACCGCCTGCGCCGACTATCTCGAACACATGATCGAGAATGAGAGCGATGTCGCCGCCGTCGTTGTCGAACCAGTGGTAGGGACCAACGGCGTGCTCATTCCGCCTCCTGAATACTTTCCCCGCCTGCGGGAGATCTGCGACCGCCGGGGTGTCCTGTTGATCGCCGACGAAGTCATGTCCGGCTGGGGACGCACCGGGGAATGGTTCGCCGTCGACCACTGGGGCAAAGACTCAGGGGGAATCAAGCCCGATATGCTGGTGACCGCCAAAGGCATCACCTCCGCCTACGTGCCGCTCGGTGTCTGCGCCACTACTGCCAAGATCGCCGCCTATTTCGACGACCACTACTTCGCTCATGGACACACCTATGAGGCGCATCCGATGACCCTGGCCCCGGCAGTCGCAGCCATTCACGAGATGCAGCGTCTCGACCTCGTGGCGCGTTCGCGAGCCATGGGATCTTATCTTGGAGAGAAGCTGCATGCTCTCAAGGCCAGGCACCCCTCGATCGGCGAAGTGCGCGGGCTGGGGCTCTTCTGGGCAGTCGAACTGGTGAAAGACCATGGCAGCAAGGCCCCGCTCAATTCCATGCAGGACAAGATCGACGGCAAAGTCGCCGTTGTCGAAAAAGTAGCCGCCGAAATGATGAAACGCGGGGTGACCATCCAGGCCTGGATCAGCCACTTCGTGATCGCTCCTCCGCTGATTATTGAGAAGGAAGAAATCGATTTCGCCGTGGATGCACTGGATCAGAGCCTCGGCATCGCCGATGAGTACGTCGCATCGCTTGGTTAG
- a CDS encoding purine nucleoside permease yields MMRFLRALPLLIASVPAAYAAKPSPAAPLPIKVVVVTMFELGADTGDAPGEYQYWVEREHLDQKLPFPAGNRDLRMNAKGVLAISTGQGTAKAASSIMALGLDPRFDLSRAYWIIAGIAGADPAKASLGSAVWTDWVVDGDLGYEIDAREIPEEWPTGYVPLGKLRPYELPVVANDDQVYQLNSSLTDWAYRLTKDVPLGDTEAIRERRAQFPQEAAKRPPFVLKGGELSGSTYWHGKKLDEWANAWVAYYSSGQGHFVTTAMEDSGTLQSLTFLAKAHKVDFSRIMVLRTVSNFDQQRPGVSAAESLAEQRVSKYGGYLPSLESAYTVGHTIVDELVSHWQQYGSRSPAE; encoded by the coding sequence ATGATGCGATTTCTTCGAGCCTTGCCCTTGCTGATAGCCAGCGTTCCAGCTGCGTACGCGGCAAAGCCGTCTCCCGCCGCGCCCCTCCCTATCAAGGTTGTAGTGGTAACCATGTTTGAATTGGGCGCCGACACTGGGGACGCTCCCGGAGAGTATCAATACTGGGTCGAGCGGGAACATCTAGATCAGAAGCTGCCATTTCCCGCTGGCAATCGTGACTTGCGGATGAATGCGAAGGGGGTGCTCGCCATCTCGACCGGCCAAGGGACGGCAAAGGCCGCATCGAGCATCATGGCGCTTGGCCTCGATCCGCGATTCGACCTCAGCAGAGCTTATTGGATCATTGCCGGGATAGCGGGAGCCGATCCCGCCAAAGCCTCTCTCGGCTCGGCAGTGTGGACGGACTGGGTGGTAGACGGCGACCTTGGCTACGAAATCGATGCTCGGGAGATTCCAGAAGAGTGGCCAACTGGTTATGTACCTTTGGGTAAACTTAGGCCCTACGAATTACCCGTTGTCGCTAACGACGACCAAGTCTACCAACTTAATTCCTCGTTGACGGATTGGGCATATCGGCTGACCAAAGATGTGCCACTCGGCGACACTGAGGCGATTCGCGAGCGCCGTGCCCAATTTCCTCAGGAGGCGGCCAAGCGCCCTCCTTTCGTACTAAAGGGAGGCGAACTCTCCGGCTCCACCTATTGGCATGGCAAGAAGCTCGACGAGTGGGCCAACGCCTGGGTCGCCTACTATTCCAGCGGCCAGGGCCACTTCGTGACGACTGCGATGGAAGACAGCGGCACACTGCAGTCGCTGACGTTTCTCGCCAAGGCGCACAAGGTGGATTTCTCCCGGATCATGGTGCTGCGGACGGTCAGCAACTTCGATCAGCAGCGACCCGGGGTGTCGGCGGCGGAGAGCCTGGCCGAGCAGCGGGTCTCGAAGTACGGCGGATATCTCCCGTCGCTCGAAAGCGCTTACACGGTAGGGCATACGATCGTTGATGAGCTCGTCTCTCATTGGCAACAGTATGGTAGCCGTTCCCCCGCTGAATAA